One region of Cinclus cinclus chromosome 1, bCinCin1.1, whole genome shotgun sequence genomic DNA includes:
- the LOC134047391 gene encoding probable 2-ketogluconate reductase, which translates to MEGQELPYVLVDSIGERFGVYEDHIGFLKKRFHLITMKEYLENKTFLSNKIRAIYIWYHRPAINEELLQSLPNLKVVASAGVGIDHLDLKLLSSYGVKVSNTPFVVSTDTADMGMALLLASARRLVEGHEMAVSPDTEYFPADWLGVEVSGATLGILGMGTIGYKVAERAKAFEMKILYHNRYQRKKEEENAVGAVYCKKIDDLLQQSDFVLLAVTLTPQTHKLIGKRELELMKPTATLINISRGLVVDQDALVEALQNKVIKAAALDVTYPEPLPRDHPLLQLKNVIITPHIGSATKKTRWVMMEEMAESIEAGLAGLHIPREVLP; encoded by the exons ATGGAGGGTCAAGAACTGCCTTATGTGCTAGTTGACTCTATAGGAGAGAGGTTTGGAGTGTATGAAGACCATATTGGATTTCTGAAGAAACGTTTTCATCTCATCACCATGAAAGAATATCTTGAAAACAAGACATTTCTCAGCAATAAGATCAGAGCTATCTATATATGGTACCACAGACCAGCTATTAATGaagagctgctccagagcttGCCTAATTTGAAGGTAGTTGCAAGTGCTGGAGTGGGAATAGATCACTTGGACCTGAAACTCCTCTCCAGCTATGGTGTGAAGGTGTCCAATACTCCATTTGTTGTTTCCACTGACACTGCAGACATGGGGATGGCTTTGTTGCTGGCATCTGCCAGGAGACTTGTGGAAG GCCATGAGATGGCAGTCTCCCCTGACACAGAGTATTTCCCTGCTGACTGGCTGGGGGTTGAGGTTTCTGGAGCAACCCTGGGGATCCTGGGAATGGGCACTATTGGTTACAAAGTGGCCGAAAGAGCCAAAGCCTTTGAAATGAAGATTTTGTACCACAACAGATATCAGAG aaaaaaggaagaagaaaatgctgttgGAGCTGTTTACTGTAAGAAGATAGATGATTTGCTCCAGCAGTCAGATTTTGTGTTGCTGGCTGTGACCCTAACTCCACAGACACACAAACTGATTGGGAagagggagctggagctgatgAAACCCACTGCCACGCTTATTAATATCAGCAGAG GTCTGGTAGTGGACCAGGATGCTTTGGTGGAAGCCCTTCAAAACAAAGTTATTAAGGCAGCTGCTCTGGATGTGACATATCCTGAACCTTTGCCAAG gGATCACCCCTTGTTACAGCTGAAGAATGTTATAATAACTCCTCACATTGGAAGTGCCACCAAGAAGACACGCTGGGTTATGATGGAAGAAATGGCAGAAAGCATCGAGGCGGGCCTGGCGGGTCTCCATATCCCTCGTGAGGTGCTGCCCTAA